From Pieris rapae chromosome 15, ilPieRapa1.1, whole genome shotgun sequence:
GAAgacacttaaataaaattagtgaaGTATTAGACGTATTTCTATTCCTATCGAGTATTCATGAGAAATGGTTTGACAAATGTATTGATTATtgtgtacataatatttttaacttgatTTGGTCCTTCGAAACggaatatattcaaattcaaggGAAACAAAAACCTATTCAGCcgtgttataatttataaagtttaggAACCTACCTTGACCCATCCACGGAGGCAGTCACAACTTTCATCAATATTCATCAGttgaagcaattttttttgcaccTCACTTGGAGGCAACTTCGGCTTCTCTTCAACGCTTGATGAATCTTCAGAGCTCTCTAGAAATTCAAAGTGGTTGTCCGATACCCAGTTTGATgcctaaaaaaaatgtttaccatATTAACACGACATGATTGTATATCTGTGGCAATAGGTCAGAATATGATAAAtgcaatttcattaatttacaggacaattaaattattaagaaatcttGAAAgcactataaaaataattgatatattaatgAGCTATACAGagcaaaaatttacttatttactttatgtctgaccatagatattttttacgatatttgttgtatgaattttaaagattttgacTTTTGTTGCttctttttatcataattctaaagttttacgttttaaactattttttagaGTTGCAGGTTACATTAACAACtcaataaaaaggaaattattttacatagtatACTATACCTTATCATCTTCCATCCATTGTTTCAACTGTAGACCTGATTCCACCCATTTAGTTCTGGTGAATGTTGGCCCCATACTGTCCTTCAACTCGGTAATAATCGCTTTAAGTAACAGATGACCATGACCTGACGATACCAGGGACCCAGCAGCCTTGTGGACTTGTTGAAGAGTCAAGTtctaaaaatagataaattttgttgtaaattgattttataagtacaaatcttaatatttcaataaaaaaaagcttaCGTTAACTACAAGTTGTCAAAACtttgacaaatttaaatttggagtAAGGGTAAATGGGGTCAGAGTAGagacaaaaatacaaacattttaattttgagtcACAGTTCGatcaaataaatcagtggcgctacaacctctttagatctTGGCCTTTGatatctgaatctgtttcatgatcaattttaaatctaataggcaagtaggtgatcagcctccagtgcctgatacacgccgtcgactttttgggtctaagacatgtcggtttcctcacgaggttttccttcaccgtttgagcaaatgttaaatgcgcacatagaaagaaactccattggtgcggtgcacagccggggatcgaacctacgacatcaggtatgagagtcgcccGCTGAAGCCCCATTGATCAAAGTCCCATTTTATAGATGcgaacattatatatttaaaatctaacataaaaataccttATTTTCAATAAGTGGAGCGATGAATTTCCCTAGATAGGTATACAGCATCGGTATATCGATATATAGATCCGGGCCACACTCAAAGATCTCATCCATTCCCGCCAAGAAGTTCTCGCACGATAAAATTCCCAAACTGACTAGTTTCATCACCGATTTCGACAGAATACTAATTGCTTTTGCATtcctaaaaaaatacgaagtttatttagatatatgcTGTTtccacaataataaaaattaaatataaacttttggatgtaccgcgcgCGCATTCCAACTTGGTTAGCAAGCTAGTAATAcagataattaacaaaatttctattgaggttgacctatttgtttgtacactggctgagttcacaagagttgcttgctatattgttagttataagatttaggcagataagtttaattttttaatgtttttatgtaggataattggtgtgggaaTTTTTTTGGAGTTCTAtagaattagtagtaactgtttagatagaaaaatgtagtggaataaataaataaatttatcattaaaaatgtattatataagagtggcatacaaattaaaatgcaaaagagatttttgttattaactgtaacagaaatgtattctaataaacatattttagatgtctagaaacaataaatttatatagaacagtcGCTTTGcgttcattttaaattattaattttattaactaaacgAGGTACTTATTGTGGTCACTGGCAGAACGACCAGCGCGTCTGCTCCTAAGCAttatacaaagccaaaacaataataacacacacattacacacttaaaTATACCTtatctctttaaaaaaaatttcttttcttttcttaacttttcattaataaatttacaattaatttatttttattgacgttcataagcgtacttgtttatatgaaaaaaaaactagaaacattatatctatatgtatTGCTACTTACTTCTCAAGCGCAACATTGAGTATCTCCGTAACCATAGCAGCATGATACTGCGATCCAAACAGTTTAATCTCATCAACCAACTCCTCATCATTGAGATTCATGATCGAGAGATCGATAAATTGTTTGACAGATTTCCTAAGGTAGTCTGGCAGAGGTTCTTGGGCGGCCGGTGCTTCCGTTTTTGCGGGTGGAGCCTCAGTTGGTGAGGGCGAGGGCTTAGTTTTCTCAATTGAACCGGAGCGCGAAGAGACTGAGAGGAAGCCATGAATAtcaattatagtaatatttataataaatcggttgtcttttaaatatagagGGTTAAATTTTTGTAGTTCTTCCCCTTATTCAAACTAAAATACATCTGTCTCTTTTCTTCACAgcgtaaacataatttgagaGAAAGAGTTGAAGGAGACTGATGAGTAAgtaatgtaatttgtttacTATCATGACACTTGTAAAAGTAAGATTTTAAGGCGAGACTATACTCAGATTTTTCATttcgtagaattctgacatttcataagtgttgctactaaaaaTGTTCGCAACGGAAAAGAGTCAAATTTCACCCATTTAAGGATAAAAACAtcctatgtattatttatgttttacctacaaaaataacaaagataTCAATATCTCCAACAATATAtcgaattaactttattttattctttagctgGCATCACTGCCTACTAATTCCAGGTTTCgtaaacctttttaataaaatcaaatgtaATCTTTACTTTTgcgttttttactgtttgtgatgaaaagggaTGTAATTATCACTCGCTTTTAATGTGGAGCACCGCACTCAATAAAATCACTACATtcagtaacaaataaaatgtttgtatagaCTCAATGTTCAGACTcgtatagaaattaaaaaaatgttcccGGCAAGGTCAATCCCGGcaatctctgacatgtcaaaaaatagtagctgtcagaattctacggaattaaaaatcagagtaaAGGTGCTAAGTATAACTTCTGTATGTCAACATTTTGTATCTATAAATCTTACAGAATATATTACAGTATGTACTTAAAgcttatttttgtgtttgaagttctaattttatttcaaaagaaaCCTTTTCCAAAAAATTACAAGACATACCGAAATCATTGCGTGTAAATGTGGACCTCTCTATTGACTTAGACTGTTGGTAGGCAGCGGGAGGTGCGTCCTTGTTGGCTATaaataaaggtaaaaaatatagttccACTATTCATAGTAAAAGGgaatatatctattaattttacttccTGAAAGGCAAGCAagctaagattttttatatttttatataataaggggcatagacacccatttttagtgggtgcgttgccggcatttaaGGGAAGAGTAcgcttgaattttattataagattacaaaataatgtttatatgtcTTCAGaaagaaagttttaattaaatgtgtggtactgaattttaattgattttaaagatCCGACCTtcatgaatttaattatactttatggacacaaaatacattggTTTAGAGTTGACAAGAGACATAATAACAAAGCCTGTTTATTTACAatctttataattgttaacaaaatacagtataagtttattataattttttttgctcTTCATCCTAACTACCTTCAGTACCAACGATCAGAACACGTGTTCACCTTTTGCTTCATCAAAACATCTCCATATATATCTACTATGCACTCTTTTCTAGGGCGCCGTTTTCTCCTACGTCCccttatatcatatttaaagtCTATGGGGCTTCCCTCTATATGCCCTGCCTATTGTCACTTCTATTTCACTTAATGCAGGACATCTTTTTACGTTATTCGcttaaggaattaaatattatgacactatCTGGTCAGCATACACTTTGAGAAGCCTTattgtaattacaaaataaacgaTCAAAACAAACGATGacttagattatttaaatttctcagTCCTTTGGATGCATTTGTTCTACTTCAAACAATTAGTATGACTAaacttgacgattaaaaatactggcgtttcttgccagttcatGTCGGCTACAcacttgacttgcgaactggtagtaaaaataaatttagaatcaattaaCATCTTTTGTATTGACATTCATATgtatacttgtttacctatatgaatgaaGTTATTTCAGAGGTCTATGCGAAAATAAAGAAGGCATTACGTATATAAAACACTAAACAAATTATCTAAGTAGAGTACCTGTAAGTGTCGTCAGGTCGATCTGAACGTTGTCCAGAATACTGAACTTATTCCTGATTGGAGCGGCTATTTGAGATTTAGTTCCAGATCCCTGGTTCCATGTGCTGTGAGCTGGAGCCAGTTTTATGCTGCCTAAGTTCGGGTTCTGTACAGATATTGAAACGTTATTGGCTATAAAAGACGCCCTTTGAGAACTGTTGTAACAAATGTTTGAaagcattaatttttaattacttatcaGACAATTTTGATTTGCGATTGTACGATTCAAACCCCtgttaaaaagtattataaaatataatttatttgtattaaattgtttttataaattatcttttcacatgtatttaaaataaacaatattaaaatttcaataaaaaaaagagttatttcataaacaaatatacaaaattataatctacGCAGCTTAACAGATTCTGTCAAGAACTAAAAACATTTCACTCCTGccttcaaacaaaaaaagtgtgtgcgtacaaagtacacatgtcagaaatgaaacttctttgtaaatttctTATTACTAAGGAAAAAACCTCGATGTATaggtatatctatattcagactgtttacacactgtatacgtgccaatgatattatgaataaataaaaaatctatgtatACTGCACAAGatgttatgcgacagaatttccacCAAAAGTTCTAATctataactactaaacgaatacataaaTAGAGTGTATTTTGTCTCGATCTCCcattctcactctctctcaatcgctctctcccttttcttcgacaaaaacgctgcacatcttcgtgacgtttcatccctaaaaaaattaactgcaTGCACCTAAAGTTTCACTTCGCAAAAAAATAACCATTTATTACTACCATTTCCTACCAAAAACACAAAGATTTTAAATCTTCCCTTTTGCATTCTAGAGGCCAACCCCGGATTATATATTTCCCACAGAAtcccattttatatatttgcgaAAGTTTACCTTTTGCGGCATGGCCTTGAGTTTGCTGGTGTCCACGACGTAGTTACTTCTAGTCGTCGTTGTCTTCCAAGTGTTATCCATAAAGTTATTGCCTCCTTGCCTCCGCCCTTCGACGCCACGTTTCTTGCCACGATTGCCATCGTCACGTCGAAAACCACCCCCAACCGGCGAATTCATCAACTGTAGACCGTTCATTAACATGTTATAATGAGACATACGGTGGTTTGGTAACTTAAACCTGGTATTAACAACTCTggtatcttttactaataatggctgTTTGttactttacataaaaaataaatcagtgtcgCTATAACCTCTTTaagtcctggcctcagatttttgaatttcatgatcatttttaaatctaataggcaagtaggtgatcagtctccagtgcctgacatacgtcaTTGACATTGtcattttttgggtctaagacatgccagtttcctcacgatgttttccttcaccgttcgagcaaatgtagAAAGAGtctattggtacacagccCGGGATTGAACGTACGACCTcagacgcgtcgccacgctatatgatatagtctaaatgcagtagtaaatttcacattaaaaatatttaatgaaaataaagtttattcaacaaatagtcatcgttatctggaaaaaaatcgtaatattttattttatcattatgacataatatttagtttctatcacaatctgttcttttctgcatattacttttacaaaataatgtcgatgtttcacatctgccaggcgtcccgtgacagctctaattttttttttaaatcgtcgATTAATTTAAACAGACATGTCTTTGATAtgccaatgatttattattgtaccaccttaacattttgtaccatattattgcaataaataaataataataattattaaaatatacctcAATATGCCGTTGTTTCTGTTCAGCTTCCTTTTGGATCTGGTCCATCATCTTCGGTTGCATATCTAAGACACTCTTGGGTACCCACCTGCGTCTTCTCAGTTCAATTACATcctgtaaaaatgttttaaattttaattatttgaatatttaatatatggcATCTATTCCCTGCGAAataattgcattaaaaaaatcatcaattaaaaattatttacttgagAAATAAATGTGGGTACAAACAAAAAGCTACAAAGTCACAAATGGAGGGTATGATGATTTAAAAGTATTGCTTAATAAGTATACCCTTATAGTAagtagaatatataaaatatactatagataaaaaatttggAACTGTCtaatttatgttgtttttCTTTCAATGGAACTTGTATGGTCTCGTGACCATATGactaatatagttattatataattatattttcaatttatattaactaatgAATATCACTTTATACCTGCAGCATAAACCGCACACGGCTGCTAATTTTCTTACTCTTACGATCATTGACAATATCTTGGATTTTATTAGTGATCACATCCAGCTGTTCCTTGGCCTCATTTTCCACCTGTTCCCCAATCGTGGTCAGCAGCTTGCAAAGGCATTCCAGCTTCTCTTCTTCTGGCTTATCGATGAGATAATTCATACAATATACCATGATTTTGGCTATCAAGATGTTTAACTTGTATAGCTCACCTGAAagttataatttgtgttttagtTGTTAGAGCTGAAAGGATTGGTAAGCGtagagttaaaaaaatatcagacacagaaatatgtacgtaatttgataatttcaATTCTTTCCAGCAATGTTGCCTGATAtaggcaatatttttattttttaaattaaaaaataaaaggaggTTAAATGGGAAGTGGTAAACATACCAATAAATCGAACGTTTCCAACTGAACGCATGCGGACGCGACGCTGAGCTTCTCCTAGTAGTGCGTGCAATTCCTTTTTCTTGGcctgtataaaaaatacgtagaTTTAGACACAATGTTTACTTCGCTGATAATATATTGTACTGGTAATGTATTTCTTAATgagttgaataaaaatatatagaaatttcattaaaaaaagttatttcatttaataataacaccATCAAATTgacatgattttttatataaggtacgcttgttaaatttatcaaatctCCACCTAAGAAatctatatttgtaaaaagtgTTACTAATCTTAAAAACTTATAGTTTTCTAtagaatatacatttttccccttgtattacatatataaaaacactcaATCACACTTTTAACTCATTAATTCATAAACTAGTACGTACTTACGTACATACTTTACGTGTACACGCGTAAACCAAaccatatttcttttataaagaaaaatagttGACTGAAAAATACTACCTTTAATCGCCATAAAGCTACTTACAGCATCATTGCACTCAGCGAGCTCCTTCTCTAGCTTAACCACATTCTCATCTGTTTTCTCTTTGATGAACTGGTTTTGACATTTTGTGATGATCATCGCACGGAAATTAACACATTGGTTCGGGGAATTTGTTGATGGAACCTGGATAACAAATGTGTGTTAACATGTTATTCGACAGTGCCTTCTTTTAATACACTAAGTTCATATATAATTTGGACCGTGACTTTCAGCcttaagtattacgtaagaaGATTTACTGCTATTTACTCTCCCCCCCCCCACCTCtagtcagcaaaagtaagcagagctctcaaaaataatagtacataaactttttgtaggaatcctctaaaatgcatttcgttttcctGTATACACAATGTGTTGGTACATAGTGTACAGAAAGTAAATAACTACTGTTGACGCAATCACCTAAGAAAATCATACTCGCTCCcccaattttttatgtaacactTGAATGGCCCCATAGAATAAAAGTTATGgcatttaacttttatttattaatatttatacatatatataacacaaatttatgaaatgaatAGTTGAATTAATAGAATACTGACTATATGTGTACTGCTTGCACTGACAATttcaagaaatattattagtataataaatgcatactatatatactaatattacttAGCataatttgaaacattttaaactgagtaaagtacaatttaaaaattaaactaattgttaaaaaaataatttttcatcgCTATACACTTACCCTTAGGGTAGAAAGTTTGTTACACATAGCAGCATATGCCTCGGAGAAATTCGGTTCTTCAATAGCTTTCTCGAAAACGAGATCGATAACGCCCTCGAGACGTTCTTGAGTATCAATTTCGAGCGACTTCACCTTATCAACGAGCGTATCGAACTTTTGGGGAGTCAATTTGTTCAGTATACCACGGAACTTCTTATATAACTCCTGAAATGAATATTCAgggtttaaatttttgtcaaaatatccataattacatttttttatcaaaatatccataatttaaaattttggttaaaatatccataaattaatgtttttgttaaaatatttatgtttgagTAGATTCCTGTTCTTCTGAATTTTTCatcaatgttataaaaaatcgagcttttatgaaagaaatataatcATACATTTTCGTAAAGGagaaatttctaaaaataatgaaaacgtaaaattaatttataaaacagattgTAGATACCTGTGTCTTCAACTCTGCTTCGTCCAAGTTTTCCTTCTTGAGCCTGGCTGGTCTCCAAGCATCTTTCGTTTCgttaagtttcacttcttccCGGAGTGAAATGCAAATATTCCTTCCACCACTGTTCCTTGATGGCGAGTTCAATTTCATACTGCCCCTACctacaataatttcattacaacacttaaaatataaagtgatTAATTCATATCTTTGGGTGTGAAAAGAGTaaccaaaataatttgaaacaattatagtcaaaatctgttataactaCATCGAAGGGACTACTCACACTTGGTCATAAAAACTGATAGTTGGCTGATgacattgttatttataacctAATACAGCCGgaacctttgattttggtcaacataagcagtaaaaataaaaatatataatatagtaaaactCGTAAATGGttttgacttaatttttttaaaggtgtgtaattataataagcagGATAATGTAATGGTTGCAAGTTCATACATTGTATAAAAAGCAAATTGcgaatgaaatttttttacttagaagtatttaactgaaatttttataaaaaaacaatttacaataatattagccaataaatgtataatactgTAAAACATTGCTAATCATTCTTCTAATCAAGCTTCATAGGGTgtgtgaaattttatattgtatttggaGTGTTCATTTCTATTGTGTGGTGTCCTTACCTAGAGATTGACCAGAACTTCTATTGTCCTTTCTGCCATCACGTAGAATAGGGTTTCTCATGCTACCAGAGTTCGTCTTAAGGAAAGTCGGAAACAATGAGTCATTCATGGAGCGATTAATATGATTGAATGCAATCAATGAATCTTGTGACTGGGCTGTCTGtaacattgaaattaaaatgatgaaatctttaataaattttcctgTCTCTAAAATTATCAGCAAGGATATCTGGTATTGTGCAAAGTAGGTAATCTTTACTATTATTGATTTGGTTTTGAAATACTTTAATCAAGTTAGTTAGATCATTTAAGGCTTAGACTATCTAAAGTGAGTGAGAATCAGTATAGCGATTACACtaacttaaaaagaaaaaaataattggatTATCTCAGCTTCCCATTACttgagtttatattatataatacaaaaagctgatgaatttatttaactattcaaCAGAAGAActatttttacacaaaataactGGACAACAGTCTTATTCCTTCTagtataaaatctattatataagtatggaagttaaaaataatttcttgtcTGTTCCACACCattaatttgagaactggcagtaaacattcaaaattgttaaaattcataaaactgAATGTAATATACcaatatgattaaatatatttagacatttaaacaatttaataatacttagatAAACTTACCCGCAGGATATTACATGTTTCAAGAAGCGGCGATTTTGGCATAGTCTTGCACAACGGATCATCTTGTATTTCCTTGAGCAGGTTAACATCATAGACTTTCTTGCCAGTTGGATTTAAAGGGGACCATTGTTCTGTAATATGTTAGGTAATTTCTCAGCAAAAAGGTTTTCCATTACCTAtccataatatttagtttatatactACAGATTAGGTagcataaataacataaataaattttacacattaacCAATTTCTGAATACCAGGTGGACTCAAGACCCTTAATAAATGAACATAATACTgtgaaaatacaatattagtattttattctaaaaatagaACTACAAATATGACATCAGATAGTTTGGAGTtaacttactttaaaattattcttactCAGTATATGACATATTGGACAaggttaatttataagttgACCCTGACTTTCATTCTGACTTTACTTATTTTGATAACTTTATTATCACTTTCAAATATTCAGTCCAAACATACTATTAATTCCTAGCACTATAGATCTAATTATAAACATGTATCACAGTTTCTTGAGATGTGGTATGCGGCTCAATGGTTGGGTGCTATAATTACAAGGTAgaaactctttttaattacaaatatgagCTAACCATATgtatttatctaataatatatagtatatatattattagataaatgCAAAACATGCAAATCTTAACTTTAGTGGtataatgatattatataaagtaagtATATGAAATGGagtcaattaataattgagaGAAAGAAagcgattttaaaatatttcttaaacctCTTCAGtgtatattatgaattataacaTACCTGCATTGTAACTATGCTTTAAAGTGATGGCTGGCGCTTCAGGCTCCTGTTCTGATACCTCTGATTGAGGAACATCTTGTTCACCTACATAATTATCAGTCTCATCGTTTCCATTTAGTGTTTCTTTGACACTAACTTCAGGGCTAGTGTTATTCTGCTCCATACTTTCGTCTTCGTTAATAGTTTCTGTGGTTATTTTTTCATTCTGGTTTACATCTTCTTTAACAATGTCAGTTCCATTAGCAGGATCAGGATCTAAAGCAGTATACATTAAGTTATGATACTATGGAGTTctgttttttttgacattatgACCCTTGCTTACCTTTGTTGAAtagttataacataaaattgatTCACATTATTGAATAACAAAGGTGAATGTAAAGTGAGTTCTAGAATGGAAGCATAAAAATGTTAAGCAGTACCTGAagtattattaagattaatatcCTTCATTATGCCCTCAGGATTGATGCTTCACTG
This genomic window contains:
- the LOC110998902 gene encoding eukaryotic translation initiation factor 4 gamma 3; protein product: MKDINLNNTSDPDPANGTDIVKEDVNQNEKITTETINEDESMEQNNTSPEVSVKETLNGNDETDNYVGEQDVPQSEVSEQEPEAPAITLKHSYNAEQWSPLNPTGKKVYDVNLLKEIQDDPLCKTMPKSPLLETCNILRTAQSQDSLIAFNHINRSMNDSLFPTFLKTNSGSMRNPILRDGRKDNRSSGQSLGRGSMKLNSPSRNSGGRNICISLREEVKLNETKDAWRPARLKKENLDEAELKTQELYKKFRGILNKLTPQKFDTLVDKVKSLEIDTQERLEGVIDLVFEKAIEEPNFSEAYAAMCNKLSTLRVPSTNSPNQCVNFRAMIITKCQNQFIKEKTDENVVKLEKELAECNDAAKKKELHALLGEAQRRVRMRSVGNVRFIGELYKLNILIAKIMVYCMNYLIDKPEEEKLECLCKLLTTIGEQVENEAKEQLDVITNKIQDIVNDRKSKKISSRVRFMLQDVIELRRRRWVPKSVLDMQPKMMDQIQKEAEQKQRHIELMNSPVGGGFRRDDGNRGKKRGVEGRRQGGNNFMDNTWKTTTTRSNYVVDTSKLKAMPQKNPNLGSIKLAPAHSTWNQGSGTKSQIAAPIRNKFSILDNVQIDLTTLTANKDAPPAAYQQSKSIERSTFTRNDFVSSRSGSIEKTKPSPSPTEAPPAKTEAPAAQEPLPDYLRKSVKQFIDLSIMNLNDEELVDEIKLFGSQYHAAMVTEILNVALEKNAKAISILSKSVMKLVSLGILSCENFLAGMDEIFECGPDLYIDIPMLYTYLGKFIAPLIENKNLTLQQVHKAAGSLVSSGHGHLLLKAIITELKDSMGPTFTRTKWVESGLQLKQWMEDDKASNWVSDNHFEFLESSEDSSSVEEKPKLPPSEVQKKLLQLMNIDESCDCLRGWVKDNIASTKESWFLRCLTQAICEYAYSPESSTHLNVDRMNKYSSLISEYADAQPEREADCLFGIQLLVHRLEHPQGLTLDIFQYLHEHYVISVDGFIAWETSEMVPEGKAVMLKALTSFITSIREADNEDSGSEA